From a region of the Janthinobacterium sp. 61 genome:
- the rtcA gene encoding RNA 3'-terminal phosphate cyclase — translation MIEIDGAQGEGGGQILRSALSLSMITGRPFRLTNIRAGREKPGLLRQHLLAVQAAAAICGARTTPLALRAASLEFMPGPIRGGDYRFAIGSAGSCTLVLQTLLPALLHADGPSTVRISGGTHNPMAPPVHFLQRAYCPILQQMGAEVEIALQRYGFHPAGGGEVIATVQPCPRLRPIALLQRGERKAGYAESVLAGVHVNVAQRELERVASGMGWSGKQLRIVGLPAEQGPGNVLLLTLEHEHVTEVFTSFGEKYLLAESVAKRLLNEVRAYLKTDAAVGEHLADQLLLPMALAGGGTFTCSKVSQHALTNAEVISRFLPVRITFEQQERASICTVASV, via the coding sequence ATGATAGAAATTGATGGAGCGCAAGGCGAAGGCGGCGGACAGATTTTGCGCTCGGCGCTGAGCCTGTCCATGATCACGGGCCGGCCATTCCGCTTGACGAATATCCGCGCGGGGCGGGAAAAGCCCGGCTTGCTGCGCCAGCACTTGCTGGCCGTGCAGGCGGCGGCCGCCATTTGCGGGGCGCGCACGACGCCGCTGGCGTTGCGCGCAGCTAGCCTGGAATTCATGCCTGGCCCCATACGCGGTGGCGATTACCGCTTTGCCATCGGCAGCGCCGGCAGTTGCACCCTGGTGCTGCAAACCCTGTTGCCGGCCTTGCTGCATGCGGATGGGCCGTCCACCGTGCGCATCAGTGGCGGCACGCACAATCCCATGGCGCCGCCCGTGCATTTCCTGCAGCGCGCGTATTGCCCCATCCTGCAGCAGATGGGTGCCGAGGTGGAGATCGCGCTGCAACGCTACGGCTTTCATCCCGCAGGGGGCGGCGAAGTGATTGCCACCGTACAACCGTGTCCGCGCTTGCGGCCTATCGCATTGCTGCAGCGCGGTGAACGGAAAGCAGGGTATGCGGAAAGCGTGTTGGCGGGCGTGCATGTGAACGTGGCGCAGCGCGAGTTGGAGCGTGTCGCCAGCGGCATGGGCTGGAGCGGCAAGCAGCTGCGTATCGTCGGCTTGCCCGCGGAGCAGGGGCCGGGCAATGTCTTGTTGCTGACGCTCGAGCATGAGCATGTCACGGAAGTGTTTACTTCTTTTGGCGAAAAGTACTTGCTGGCGGAATCTGTGGCCAAGCGCCTGCTGAACGAGGTGCGCGCCTATCTGAAGACGGATGCGGCCGTCGGCGAGCACCTGGCCGACCAGCTCTTGCTGCCCATGGCGCTGGCCGGTGGTGGCACCTTCACTTGTAGCAAGGTCTCGCAGCATGCGCTGACGAATGCGGAGGTGATTTCCCGGTTTTTGCCTGTGCGTATCACTTTCGAGCAGCAGGAGCGGGCCAGCATCTGCACGGTGGCCTCCGTCTGA
- the rtcR gene encoding RNA repair transcriptional activator RtcR translates to MQAKRTVVIGFLGTQLDNGRGAARWEKWRPSIALTQHEDKIIDRFELLYAGSQFSNLVQQVSQDIASVSPETELIAHALPISDAWDFENVYGALYDFANNYPFDPNKEDYWIHITTGSHVAQICMFLMTEARYFPGRLVQTSPPKRQAAGNPGSYALIDLDLSRYDQIAQRFTREQAEGVAFLKSGIATRNAKFNAMIEEIERVAIKSRAPMLLMGPTGAGKSFLARRVYELKKSRHQIDGKFIDLNCATLHGDGAASTLFGHIKGSFTGAGVDRPGLLRSAHKGLLFLDEIGELGLDEQAMLLKAIEEKRFFPVGADTEVQSDFQLIAGTNRDLGKEVAAGRFREDLYARINLWTYELPGLVQRPEDIEPNLEYLLAQYGAETGERVRFNKEARERFMRFATLPTSAWNGNFRDLSAAVTRLATLSEAGRITDGVVDEEIKRLQRMWQHHGGRSAHPEVDLAAIMGEQAAAQLDLFDALQLQAVIKVCRQSNSLSDAGRTLYAVSRAVKTKPNDADRLKKFLARFDLEWHRVC, encoded by the coding sequence ATGCAAGCAAAACGCACTGTCGTCATCGGCTTTCTCGGCACGCAACTCGACAATGGCAGGGGCGCGGCACGCTGGGAGAAGTGGCGCCCCAGCATCGCCCTGACCCAGCACGAGGACAAGATCATCGACCGTTTCGAGTTGCTGTACGCAGGCAGCCAGTTCAGCAACCTGGTGCAGCAGGTGTCGCAGGATATCGCCAGCGTCTCGCCGGAAACCGAATTAATCGCGCATGCACTCCCCATCAGCGATGCCTGGGACTTCGAGAACGTGTACGGCGCCCTCTACGATTTCGCCAACAACTACCCCTTCGATCCGAACAAGGAAGACTATTGGATCCACATCACCACCGGTAGCCACGTGGCGCAAATCTGCATGTTCCTGATGACGGAGGCACGCTATTTCCCAGGCCGCCTCGTGCAGACATCACCGCCCAAGCGCCAGGCTGCCGGCAATCCCGGCAGCTACGCACTGATCGACCTCGATCTGTCCCGCTATGATCAGATCGCCCAGCGTTTTACGCGCGAACAGGCCGAAGGCGTGGCATTCCTGAAGTCCGGCATCGCCACGCGCAATGCGAAGTTCAACGCCATGATCGAGGAAATCGAGCGCGTCGCCATCAAGTCCCGCGCCCCCATGCTGCTGATGGGACCTACGGGCGCCGGCAAATCCTTTCTCGCGCGCCGCGTGTATGAACTGAAAAAATCGCGCCACCAGATCGATGGCAAATTCATCGATCTCAATTGCGCCACCCTGCATGGCGACGGCGCCGCGTCCACCCTGTTCGGCCATATCAAGGGTTCATTCACTGGCGCCGGCGTGGACCGGCCAGGCTTGCTGCGCAGCGCACACAAGGGATTGCTGTTTCTCGATGAAATCGGTGAGCTAGGGCTAGACGAACAGGCGATGCTGCTGAAAGCCATCGAAGAAAAACGCTTTTTCCCTGTAGGTGCGGACACGGAAGTGCAGAGCGACTTCCAGCTGATCGCCGGCACCAACCGCGACCTGGGCAAGGAGGTAGCCGCCGGCCGCTTCCGCGAAGACCTGTATGCGCGCATCAACCTGTGGACCTATGAATTGCCTGGCCTGGTGCAGCGTCCGGAAGACATCGAGCCGAACCTGGAATATCTGCTGGCGCAATATGGCGCCGAAACGGGCGAAAGAGTGCGCTTCAACAAGGAGGCCCGCGAACGCTTCATGCGTTTCGCCACCTTGCCCACCTCAGCATGGAATGGCAATTTCCGCGATCTGTCGGCCGCTGTCACGCGCCTGGCGACTCTATCGGAAGCGGGTCGCATCACGGATGGTGTGGTCGACGAAGAGATCAAGCGCCTGCAGCGGATGTGGCAGCATCATGGTGGGCGTAGCGCTCATCCGGAAGTGGACCTGGCAGCGATCATGGGAGAGCAGGCTGCTGCGCAACTCGACCTGTTCGATGCGTTGCAGCTGCAAGCAGTCATCAAGGTATGCCGGCAATCGAACAGCCTGTCCGATGCGGGCCGCACGCTGTATGCCGTCTCGCGTGCCGTGAAAACCAAGCCGAATGATGCGGACAGGCTCAAGAAATTCCTGGCCCGCTTTGACCTGGAATGGCACAGGGTATGTTGA
- a CDS encoding ABC transporter substrate-binding protein — protein sequence MRSFQFRGARAMLSLACLALCAAAPARADWQKVQQSGSLKVAVYNEFAPFSDKGAGIDIDIAEALAKKLGLKLSLLPFPAGENLNDDLRNMVWKGHYLGYGPADVMLHVPVDKKLMADNDKVEIFAPYYVETVRLARSAQAVPQFDGIASLAGKRIGVEKVSIAAMLMLGEDNGKYRDDVRIFDTAAEALQQLQAGQLDAVLANRSEIESVLKSDSAFPLSEVAFARLPRAGWAVGLAVSRQQLDVAKLLQAAMNEMAASGELKAIFEKYGVKEARP from the coding sequence ATGCGTTCATTTCAATTCCGTGGCGCGCGCGCGATGCTCTCGCTCGCCTGCCTGGCGCTGTGCGCAGCCGCGCCAGCGCGCGCCGACTGGCAGAAAGTGCAGCAGTCGGGCAGCCTGAAAGTGGCGGTGTACAACGAGTTCGCGCCGTTTTCCGACAAGGGCGCGGGCATCGATATCGACATTGCCGAAGCGCTGGCCAAAAAGCTGGGTTTGAAACTGAGCTTGCTGCCCTTTCCCGCCGGTGAAAACCTGAATGACGATTTGCGCAATATGGTGTGGAAGGGCCACTACCTCGGCTATGGTCCTGCCGATGTCATGTTGCATGTCCCGGTCGACAAGAAGTTGATGGCGGATAACGACAAGGTCGAGATTTTCGCCCCGTATTACGTGGAAACCGTGCGTCTGGCGCGCAGCGCGCAAGCCGTGCCGCAATTCGATGGCATCGCTTCGCTGGCCGGCAAGCGTATCGGCGTGGAAAAGGTATCGATCGCCGCCATGCTGATGCTGGGTGAAGACAATGGCAAGTACCGCGACGACGTGCGTATCTTCGACACGGCTGCCGAAGCCTTGCAGCAATTGCAGGCGGGCCAGCTCGACGCCGTGCTGGCGAATCGTTCGGAAATCGAGTCGGTGCTGAAAAGCGATTCCGCTTTCCCCTTGAGCGAAGTGGCGTTCGCCCGCTTGCCGCGTGCCGGCTGGGCCGTGGGTCTGGCCGTCAGCCGTCAGCAGCTCGACGTGGCCAAGTTGCTGCAGGCGGCCATGAACGAGATGGCGGCCAGCGGCGAATTGAAAGCCATCTTTGAGAAATATGGCGTCAAGGAAGCACGGCCGTAG
- the pedF gene encoding cytochrome c-550 PedF yields the protein MTYSIRTLLGVAAAGAVALTSLLTLPHAYAHGNVTPQGVDTTGLPKVGDKWLEQNPYRGNKLALTVGTSAYNQNCARCHGIEAISGGIAPDLRQLDRDCFGIKNETKKQACYKETDNYFLATIRHGKVRNGAVYMPPFEGVFNQEAMWAIKTYLETRRDSN from the coding sequence ATGACCTATTCCATCCGTACCCTGCTCGGCGTGGCAGCCGCCGGTGCCGTCGCACTCACTTCCCTGCTGACCTTGCCGCATGCCTATGCGCACGGCAATGTCACGCCGCAAGGCGTCGACACCACGGGCTTGCCCAAGGTGGGCGACAAGTGGCTCGAACAAAACCCGTATCGTGGCAACAAGCTGGCCCTGACGGTGGGCACCTCCGCCTACAACCAGAATTGCGCCCGCTGCCACGGCATCGAAGCCATCTCGGGCGGCATCGCGCCGGACTTGCGCCAGCTCGATCGCGATTGCTTTGGTATCAAGAATGAGACAAAGAAACAGGCATGCTACAAGGAAACGGACAATTATTTCCTGGCGACCATCCGCCACGGTAAAGTACGCAATGGCGCCGTGTACATGCCGCCGTTTGAAGGTGTCTTCAACCAGGAAGCCATGTGGGCCATCAAAACCTACCTGGAAACCCGCCGCGATTCTAACTGA
- a CDS encoding RNA-binding protein: protein MLPAALGFNAEGAPAYALTPRHQLAQYAATGCLNTTFYASAEAQLARVLELCKAVEPAFIAKTAVYCRERGYMKDMPALLVAVLAAQGAAEFPPAFERVINNGKMLRNFVQIMRSGAVGRKSLGSRPKKLVQAWLNSASEQVLLAAAVGNAPSLADVVNMVHPKPQDAWRAAFFAWLIGKQYDAKALPPALAAFEAYKLDPAQAIPEVPFQMLTALPLSARDWAQIARQGSWQMVRMNLNTFGRHGVYAIDGMPELIAAKLRDSEAIDRARVFPYQLMSACMAASESVPAIVRNALEQALEISLLNVPRIAGRVVVCPDVSGSMSSPVSGFRGSATSSVRCIDVAALVAAAMLRKNPDAMVLPFEQSVVTCQLDAQGTVMENAARLAAIGGGGTNCSAPLLRMNSKKELADLVIYVSDNESWIDARRSGATATMGQWTVFKQRNPQAKLVCIDIAPHATTQAMEREDILNIGGFSDDVFRIIAAFAAGRLDPAHWVGEIDAIDVASC, encoded by the coding sequence TTGCTGCCAGCCGCACTGGGCTTCAACGCGGAAGGCGCGCCAGCCTACGCGCTGACGCCACGCCACCAGCTGGCCCAGTATGCGGCCACGGGCTGCCTGAACACGACGTTCTATGCGAGCGCCGAAGCGCAGCTGGCGAGGGTGCTGGAACTGTGCAAAGCCGTGGAGCCGGCCTTCATTGCGAAAACGGCCGTGTATTGCCGCGAACGGGGCTACATGAAAGACATGCCGGCCTTGCTGGTGGCGGTGCTGGCGGCGCAGGGCGCTGCGGAATTTCCGCCAGCTTTCGAGCGCGTCATCAACAATGGCAAAATGCTGCGCAACTTCGTGCAGATCATGCGCTCGGGCGCCGTGGGCCGCAAGTCGCTGGGGTCGCGTCCGAAAAAACTGGTGCAGGCATGGTTGAACAGCGCGTCGGAGCAGGTTTTGCTGGCCGCAGCCGTGGGCAATGCACCTTCGCTGGCCGACGTGGTGAATATGGTGCACCCGAAACCGCAGGATGCCTGGCGGGCAGCGTTTTTTGCCTGGCTGATCGGCAAGCAGTACGATGCCAAGGCACTGCCGCCGGCGCTGGCCGCGTTCGAGGCTTACAAGCTTGATCCAGCGCAAGCGATACCGGAAGTGCCGTTCCAGATGCTGACGGCGCTACCCTTGTCTGCCCGGGACTGGGCGCAGATCGCCCGCCAGGGCAGCTGGCAGATGGTGCGCATGAATCTGAACACCTTTGGCCGCCACGGCGTGTATGCGATCGACGGCATGCCGGAATTGATTGCCGCGAAGCTGCGCGATTCCGAGGCGATTGACCGGGCGCGGGTATTTCCGTACCAGTTGATGTCGGCCTGCATGGCCGCCAGCGAGAGCGTGCCCGCCATCGTGCGCAATGCGCTGGAGCAGGCGCTGGAAATATCGCTGCTGAACGTGCCGCGGATAGCGGGCAGGGTGGTGGTGTGTCCCGACGTTTCCGGCTCGATGTCCTCGCCCGTCAGCGGTTTTCGCGGTAGCGCTACCTCGAGTGTACGTTGCATCGACGTGGCGGCCCTGGTGGCGGCGGCCATGCTGCGCAAGAATCCGGACGCCATGGTGCTGCCATTCGAGCAAAGCGTGGTGACATGCCAGCTCGATGCGCAGGGCACGGTGATGGAGAACGCGGCAAGGCTGGCGGCCATCGGAGGTGGCGGCACCAATTGCAGTGCGCCACTGCTGCGGATGAACAGCAAGAAGGAGCTGGCGGACCTGGTGATTTATGTCTCTGATAACGAATCGTGGATCGACGCCAGACGCAGCGGCGCAACAGCGACCATGGGACAGTGGACTGTCTTCAAGCAGCGCAATCCGCAAGCGAAACTGGTGTGCATCGATATTGCGCCGCACGCCACGACGCAGGCGATGGAGCGCGAGGATATCCTGAACATCGGTGGTTTTTCCGATGACGTATTCAGGATTATCGCCGCCTTTGCTGCAGGTCGGCTGGACCCCGCGCACTGGGTGGGAGAAATCGACGCCATCGATGTTGCAAGTTGTTGA
- a CDS encoding RtcB family protein produces MKEYEVLHAEGSRPVKMWTRGVPVEEAAKKQLRNTATLPFIYKHIAVMPDVHLGKGSTIGSVIPTLGAVIPAAVGVDIGCGMMAAKTTLTASDLPDNLGPLRSAIERAIPHGMSPKTRGHRGRDEGSWHTPPSVVDAAWLQLKDEFDAICLKTPKLKNTNNYRHLGTLGSGNHFVEVCLDEQGSVWFMLHSGSRGVGNAIGTHFIELAKQDMRTHFINLPDQDLAYLAEGTQHYDDYVEAVGWAQRFARNNREVMMQNLIAAVRTVIHKPFQTHVEAVNCHHNYVQKEHHFGKDVLVTRKGAVSARAGELGIIPGSMGAKSFIVRGKGNAESFHSCSHGAGRTMSRTEAKRRFNLADQIRATEGVECRKDENVIDEIPMAYKDIDAVMLAQRELVDVVHILKQVVCVKG; encoded by the coding sequence ATGAAAGAATACGAAGTCCTGCATGCCGAAGGCAGCCGTCCCGTGAAAATGTGGACCCGTGGCGTGCCTGTCGAAGAAGCGGCCAAAAAACAATTACGCAACACGGCGACCCTGCCGTTCATTTACAAGCATATCGCCGTCATGCCCGACGTCCACCTGGGTAAAGGTTCGACCATCGGCAGCGTGATTCCCACGCTGGGCGCCGTGATTCCGGCGGCGGTGGGCGTGGATATCGGGTGCGGTATGATGGCGGCGAAAACCACGCTGACGGCCAGCGACTTGCCCGATAACCTGGGGCCACTGCGCAGCGCCATCGAGCGCGCCATTCCGCACGGGATGTCGCCGAAGACGCGCGGCCACCGCGGCCGCGACGAAGGTTCCTGGCATACGCCGCCTTCGGTGGTCGATGCGGCCTGGCTGCAACTGAAGGATGAATTCGATGCCATTTGCCTGAAAACGCCCAAGCTGAAGAACACGAATAACTACCGCCACCTGGGAACTTTGGGCAGCGGTAACCACTTCGTCGAAGTCTGCCTCGACGAGCAGGGCTCGGTGTGGTTCATGCTCCATTCCGGCTCGCGTGGCGTGGGCAATGCCATCGGCACCCATTTCATCGAATTGGCCAAGCAGGATATGCGTACTCACTTCATCAACCTGCCCGACCAGGACCTGGCTTATTTGGCCGAGGGAACGCAGCATTACGACGATTATGTGGAGGCGGTGGGCTGGGCCCAGCGTTTTGCCCGCAACAACCGCGAAGTGATGATGCAGAACCTGATCGCGGCCGTGCGCACGGTCATCCATAAGCCGTTCCAGACGCATGTGGAAGCCGTCAACTGCCACCATAACTATGTGCAGAAGGAGCACCACTTCGGCAAGGATGTACTGGTCACGCGCAAGGGCGCCGTCTCGGCCCGGGCCGGCGAACTGGGGATCATTCCCGGCTCCATGGGGGCGAAGAGCTTTATCGTGCGCGGTAAAGGAAATGCGGAGAGCTTTCATAGCTGCAGCCACGGTGCGGGACGCACGATGAGCCGCACGGAAGCGAAGCGGCGCTTCAATCTGGCGGACCAGATCCGCGCCACCGAGGGCGTGGAATGCCGCAAGGATGAAAACGTGATCGATGAAATCCCGATGGCCTACAAGGATATCGACGCGGTGATGCTGGCGCAGCGCGAGCTGGTCGATGTGGTGCATATCTTGAAGCAGGTCGTCTGTGTCAAAGGTTAA